Part of the Plasmodium malariae genome assembly, chromosome: 9 genome is shown below.
TTTTATGTACACATTCTGAAAACATAAAGTTAACTATGGTGGTAAGCATATACATTTTACTACAGTATTTATACAAATTGTATgttatgcttatatattttataaaaaaaaataaaatgcatgtaaaaaattgttctattttttatatgatggATATATAGTTCACAGTCAATGAACTTTTgtaatataacatttatgaatagtttatatgtttatatgtacatctgcatatatctgtatatatacattcatatatttatatatgcatttacgCTTCCGTCACCTATTCGTgcattatttcattttaaacattttgtTCCATAACATCATATAACAACTCCGTATTTTTTCAGTTCCCCTTAACACTGCTAAAATGTTCTCAGAACCAAGCAGTGGTAAGTTACAAAAAGAAATTGAACTGATCCATTTGTACAGAATTCATGTATTATGGATACTTTGATTAGTCCTATTTTTATCTCCTTTTTTCTCtctatttgtttttctttctttcttttttttttttttttattaacgaaccaaattaatatatggtGTATTGGGGGAAATATGTTAAGGtgataaatacatattagtttgaatatatttttttttttttttccctgtTCATAATATATGGACTTTGTTCAGATGGTTGAGCTAAAAAATGGAGAAACGTACAGTGGCTTTTTGGTTTTTTGTGATCGCTTCATGAACttacatatgaaaaatataatttgcaCATCAAAAGATGGTGATAGATTTTGGAAGATTTCAGAATGTTATGTCAGAGGGAATagtgtaaaatatattcgaGTTCAAGATCAAGCCATCGAACAAGCCATTGAAGAAACAACGGAGCGTaagtggaaaaaaaaaaaaatgaaaataaataaatagatgaataaatacataaatagacagataaataaatacataaataaataaatacataaatatataaataaacaaatacataaatacataaataaatacataaataaatacataaataaatacataaataaataaatacataaataaataaatacataaatatataaataaacaaatacataaatacataaataaatacataaataaatacataaataaatacataaataaatacataaataaatacataaataaatacataaataaatacataaataaatacataaataaatacataaataaatacataaataaatagctaaataaataaatagataaataaatagctAAATAAATAGCTAAATAAATagaatgataaaatattaatttttaataaacctttttttgatgtgtttatatgttttttttttttttcctttatgtTGTTCTACTTGCAGAAAAGGCAAGGAACTTGGGCAGAGGAAGAGGCGGAAGAGGAAGAGCACGCGGAATTGGCAGAGGTACAGATAACAGAGGTCGGCATGGAACGCAAATTAGAAGGGGAGGAAGGGGCTACTAGTGCCCATtccatgtatgtatgtgcaaacatgtacatttatatagcGTCATTTTATCTATGTTgtccttttaattttttttttttttttttcatttttgaagTTAAAATTGATTTGTAAATGTAACTTGTTGTAACTGtagcaattttttaaaaatttctctTCCAATGAAGTTACATGTAATTGTTAAAATCtttgattatttattaaaccTCATTTGCTACTTTATGTTACTTTGTATTACtttattctatattttgAAGAACAAACATTGGCAATTGCTTGAACATGGGATTAATTCCATAACCTTCTGTTAATTATCACCATCATATATAGTGCAGAATATATTTGTAAGTATGCAGAATaaacattattaattaaattttatatgaacaaGCTAGGTAAAAAAAGTGGGGGGGggggaggaaaaaaaaaaaaaaaaactgcaTCCCATTTGAAAACTCTAGCtattcaaattatataagaTTTATGATAACGAgctaatattaaaaatatatattgtatttcAGGAAATATTAGAAACACACAAATGTAAGCATAAATGGATAAACTAACATTTGTTATGTTCTGCATAACATGCTAAATGGgacaaataaacataaaaatattgttaaaaaaaaaaaaaaatatattaacatatatatagatatatatataatatatttatatataagtaaagcATTACATTATGTAAACTTAAAGACCTCGTGTTAAGCTACCTTtgttgttcctttttttaatccCTAACATTTCTAACAATTTTacattcttatttttatatctatagtaatatcatttaaaattttggcataaatatatccacatttaaaaaaagatgtagattttttgataaaaaaaaaaaaaaaagaggtatGACTTTgtcataaatttaaaaacaaaaaaaaatttcttattgCAAGTTATACAATTACATGAACATTAAATTGTAAAGTACATATTCTCGtaaaatatcaaaatatgcacgaaaaaaaagtatatatacatatatatatatatatatatttttaaatgtaaaaaaactGCAAAACCCTCATTTATTTTAGGTATTTCTCGAAGTGATCATAATAAACACTCAAGAATACgataattacaatttttggtaaaaaaatatgcataattttaCGAGTTTgcattctatttttttaaaaaaatcgtgatattacataatttttggtagaaaaaataagcgaaatttttttttataggagaataatatttactttttttttttttaaattacatatactgtttttatttatcccttataaaataaaattcgattttatttctataaaatCTAATTTCCTCAAAAATGTAAGCATACCCCAAATATACCtaaataatgcatatatatataatatataatatatatatatctacataGTGTATATATGATACATGCATATTATTGTATGTTCGTAGTATATATAACTACGTGTACTTCAactcaataaaaaaaaagattggTGAGAATGTCAACTGAAGCTgcaaatgtatgtatacatatgtatatgtacatatataatacatgtgaataatatatatacatacatgtaaatataatatataaatgcatatatacatatgtatacatttatataaacattgcAAAATTCTCATTgataatatttcaaataaaattttagttGGTACATTTAAAACTAACCGTAAATTTTCAAACAAGCAAAGTAAAAAGTTCCTTTTGTATGTTAAgcttaaataaattaaatatgaaaagtaTGGAAACAATAGTACTTCATGTTTTAACACtacaagaaaaatgaaaaaaaaaattttttttttaaataatgtgAATTGAGAACATTTCGTTTTTGTACTATTATGTAAGTTTTTGCAAGAACACTAACAAAGAATTATTAAACTGTTACTGTATAGtagtgtatataaatatatatgcgttcaactttattttttttccttttaagtttaaaaacaaaaaaaaaaaattaaatatgatttatttttgatattgtactttacatgtatatatatatatatatatatatatatatccctGTAAACCTATACGTACGAATGTATGCATGCTTATGTAtagaaaagtaaaataattgagTACCAGTATATGAGCACATATCTATATACACACGTAAATACTTGCGTTTACATGCATGTacgtatttacatatatatatatatatatatatatatatatatatatctttacgAACACTGCGTAACCTAGTACGtacaataattattaatgagccttatttaaaatttttgacTATTTCgtattaatgataaaaatttaataaagaatttttccaatttcttaaaattattcttttttaatttactgcTGAATATGAGCTTGTCGagtgaaaagaaaaaagaagaaataccCATTAAGGCAGAAAACGTGACAAGTGATCAAATCCTTTTAAATGAACAAACGAAAATGAATGATGATCATAATGATAATGGTGGAGATGCCTGCTTAATTAATGGGACAAATGAAAATTCGAATGAGGGAAATTACGTTCTAAGTATAAACGGAAAAGGTGCAAGTGTAAATACGAATGATTCAGTGGTGTTAAATAATGAcgtaaatgaaaatatggaTGATGGAAAAAGTCGGAACAGCATTATAACATCCATTAAACGTGATGATGATAAAACAGTCAAGTATAGTAAGAATCATTCTGATGAGTCAAGCTCAAAATATGAAGAGAAATTACAAAGAAGCGAAATTAAACCAGAAGAACAAcgtagcagtagtagtgatgctttttttgaaaatgtaaatgaaGGTTGTCTAGGAGAAGCACAAAATACggataatgatgataatatgaatggaaagaaatataatgGTAACAATATTATTGATCATAATactgaaaaagaaaatataaaaatagtgtATGTACAGAGAGAGAGTAATGATATGGACGAAGATACTACTAACAGTAGCTTGAATATTGATATCAATGATATTGATAAGGATGGTCGTAAATATGGCTCAAACAATGTATGTGATGATCAATATGTTCACAAGAAAAGTGTTATTACAAATAACACACAGGAGAATGATGATTATAATAACAGTACTAAGGACCAAAGTActgatgaaaaatattttgtagaGAATACTGTTGTTAATGAAGAAATGGTTCAAGAAATAAATGAGTGCAATAATCATAGTGATGATGCtagtaatttaaaaacaCATAAAGGGGAAATAGATAAccgaataaaaagaaaaatgcatactttaaaacaaaatgaggagaagaaaaaaaagaaaaaagatgtAAATAATACTACCTTACATATTTCATCCGGTTCTTCGGAAAATCCTGATATTAACgcaaaggaaaaaagtaGCGAAAATGGTGCCACTATAACTtatgacaaaaaaaacaaagaagcgaaggaaaaacaaaaaaggaatCACATGAAAGAGGATCATTTTGTGTGCGCAGACGAGGTGAGTAGTAGTGTTGTGAGTACACATGTGGAATGTGCGTGCATGAGATGTGTTCGTAATGTGCGTAGTTTCTATGTAACATGGTTACATCCCGCGTGTACTGCGCATGTATTGTTTACTCAATGCTCACATACTGcacttatatatacagtCTACTCATGTAAAATTGTGTGTAcgtgaattatatatttacatgtttaACGCCATACACagtaaagtaaaaaatttagctgaaaaaataagattttttttatttttcgtacCTTAATAATATGTTGTATAATACCGTTTTTCCATGCTTATGTAGGCCCTAAAAGGATACCCGCGAATATTCGTGACAAGACTTCCGTTCGAGGCGGGTAAAAAAGATTTAGAAAAGTACTTTTCGAAATATGGGAAgattatagatatatatgtttcCAAAAATTTATCgaacaataaaaacaaagGATTCGGCTTCGTTTCTTTTGAGAAACAAGGATCGATGGATAAAGTGAGTGTCAATtgtgtttcttttttatcatttgttAATGTCATTTTccaattttataatttttttttttttttttttttttgcttaaatTTTGTGTATTTGTTGTAATATcaatacacatatgtatggaaattatttataactgTGTACTAGGTACTAAAGGACAAATTGCATATACTATGTGGAAAGGAAATTGTTGTTGACATTGCTTCGACGAGGGATAACAAAGCTAGGCACCTCTTCCGTAAGCACAGAAAAGAAGCTGTTTTATGTCTCGTTCGGAGCGCAtgcatatttgtatatatgtgtatgtatgagCATATATTTGAGTGTATTGGGAAAGTGTtcatatgtgcatatttgcatatttgcatatttgcatatttgcgcatgttcatatttgtgcattatgtacatgtgcGGTTTTTTTCAACCCAACTGTGTTCCCCCCCCCCCATTCCCCACTGAATCatacatctttttttttattttttttttttttttgctttaaaCAGATCTTCCCTCCGAACATTACTTAGCGAAATACCagaagaatgaaaaaaaagttatgaCCAAAGTTCATAATAACATTATCAATTTTAACAAGTATCATCATGTATATAACAagacaaataatataagggATGTATCCAAAAATATGGATAATAATATGGTTATGcagaatttttataatttatgccCTACGTACAATATTGTAGGAAACAGaatgaataataaacatattatgaaaaataatatgccGGTTCCATTTTTCCCACCATCTGGGTATAATGTAGATCCTCAATACTTTAACCAAGTACCATATCAGAACTGTGCTGAATATATGGGGAATAATGACTATTACTGGAACATGgctaattattataactggAATAATATGCTCATgcataatgaaaatatgtttaattcTAGTCAAGTGGAATACCCCTACTACTTTTGCAACGGTCAATATGTGAATCAAAGTAAAAATGCATACACATGCGTACGCATATgctgacaaaaaaaaaaaaaaaaaaaatgtttaaggCGTTAATTGAAAAGGGCACATAGAGGTGTATAATTTGAGTATTGCAGGGTGtggtgttttattttatttattttctttatcttatatatttttttgttttacttttgtgttcattttatatatgtttttgtttCACCGTTAGACCCAATGACCAAGAATAAAATTAGCCGAAAGAACAATATCATTGAAGAAAGTAAATTAAAGTATCCCCCAAATTTGTCGACCAACGTAAATTACAGAAATAACTGTCCATCGTGTAAGTGAACAAATAACTGATGAGGAAATATGTTAATGTTCATTGTTGCAAAGCTAAAGGAGGGGAAGGAATTCCTACACACGCACAATGAATATACGCATTtgtacgtacatacacatacatatatatatgacatccatatatttacacgtatatatttttagggctttttttttaaatgctttttttttctttttattcttctGCTTCCTTTTTACAGTTATACGTAAATTACCCGGAGGTGACGAGTGGAACAAGCGaggatataaattatttgtcacaaaattaagtatatatatatatatatatatatatatatataatatatttttttttcttttcacaattttgcataataatttaaaatatattaagtgtGTACGTACACCTTTTTTGTGTACAGGtctttgtatatatatatatatatatatatatatatatgtccatatgtgcgtatatacattatgtatatgcatatttagtgaatgtatgtatttatatttatatcctTGTTCATTCATGTAAAACGCATTTCAGACAGCGCGACAACCATTGACACCTTAAGGAATTACTTCGAAAATTTTGGGGAAATCATCGACATATACATGCCAAAtggttattaaaaaagaagagataCCTTTACAAagatgataatatatttatatgattaGGCGTGCGCAAGTCGTCTAGtctttatgtatatatatatatatttccatatttttatattagtaaatgtacacataatattatgtacattcatggaaatatgtaaatctcacattttttttttttttttttttttttttttaactctCCTATAGACGTCTGCACAAATAGACCACGCGGTATAGCCTTTGTTACATTTCTTGATAATGATTGTGTTAAGAAAATTTTGTCCAACAAGAATTCGAAACATATAATTGATGGAAAAGAGGTAATaagtattctttttttcttgtacattttttatttttccccgTTCGTGTATTTTATTGTGCTTATGTGttattatgctttttttacagtacattttttgtttgcattttttttcatctttcaCAGGTCGTTGTAGATTTAGCAGATCCCGAAACGaagagcaaaaaaaatttatgttattcttgatcttttttttttatttaaaaatattttccttaatttAAAGAAACAAGTTCACATAGTTTTCCTTCatttattcaaatatttaattCCTTCTCTCCATTTTTGTTGTATTTACAgctgtatttattttatatttacgaATTGCATCTTTATAGTTTgatactatattttattgtatatccTTTAAACTGTGCTCTTAAACTTTTCCCCCATTTtaaatgcataaaatatatatatatatatatatatatatagatatatatatatatgtgtgtatgtgtaattttatatatatctatttattttcgtaattatatatactcttCTCtctacataaaattaaatacacgtgtagtgtaatatatatatatatatatacatatatgtgtaaatagACTGCTTTCATTCGTCCGTTTCTAATATGTAttcattttgtaaaaattccTTTTAATGTTCATAAAATTGAGTTATAATACgaaactattttttatgttttcagTTGTATtgcttttatattatttataatacttGAGCGctaaacctttttttttttttaattttttctgatatattatatatatatatatatgtgtaaacaCGAAGGCTTGCAAGAAAAGTCAGGAAGAAGGAAccgtaataaaaataaacataaaaatatacgttattcttatgtattatattattatatgtatataaaattttaaaattcttaaTAAGAGTTAATTAGAACAATCAAAATATTGTTctcgttcatttttttttttttgcactttattaaaaaaaaaaaaaaaattaaaatatgacactattttaaatattatattaatttattaaaataataagaaggTAAAAGCTGATGGAATAAAGGTGCCCTTtgtaatattacaaatat
Proteins encoded:
- the PmUG01_09016700 gene encoding nucleic acid binding protein, putative produces the protein MSLSSEKKKEEIPIKAENVTSDQILLNEQTKMNDDHNDNGGDACLINGTNENSNEGNYVLSINGKGASVNTNDSVVLNNDVNENMDDGKSRNSIITSIKRDDDKTVKYSKNHSDESSSKYEEKLQRSEIKPEEQRSSSSDAFFENVNEGCLGEAQNTDNDDNMNGKKYNGNNIIDHNTEKENIKIVYVQRESNDMDEDTTNSSLNIDINDIDKDGRKYGSNNVCDDQYVHKKSVITNNTQENDDYNNSTKDQSTDEKYFVENTVVNEEMVQEINECNNHSDDASNLKTHKGEIDNRIKRKMHTLKQNEEKKKKKKDVNNTTLHISSGSSENPDINAKEKSSENGATITYDKKNKEAKEKQKRNHMKEDHFVCADEVSSSVVSTHVECACMRCVRNVRSFYALKGYPRIFVTRLPFEAGKKDLEKYFSKYGKIIDIYVSKNLSNNKNKGFGFVSFEKQGSMDKVLKDKLHILCGKEIVVDIASTRDNKARHLFHLPSEHYLAKYQKNEKKVMTKVHNNIINFNKYHHVYNKTNNIRDVSKNMDNNMVMQNFYNLCPTYNIVGNRMNNKHIMKNNMPVPFFPPSGYNVDPQYFNQVPYQNCAEYMGNNDYYWNMANYYNWNNMLMHNENMFNSSQVEYPYYFCNGQYVNQNPMTKNKISRKNNIIEESKLKYPPNLSTNVNYRNNCPSFIRKLPGGDEWNKRGYKLFVTKLNSATTIDTLRNYFENFGEIIDIYMPNDVCTNRPRGIAFVTFLDNDCVKKILSNKNSKHIIDGKEVVVDLADPETKSKKNLCYS
- the PmUG01_09016600 gene encoding U6 snRNA-associated Sm-like protein LSm4, putative — encoded protein: MHFPLTLLKCSQNQAVMVELKNGETYSGFLVFCDRFMNLHMKNIICTSKDGDRFWKISECYVRGNSVKYIRVQDQAIEQAIEETTEQKARNLGRGRGGRGRARGIGRGTDNRGRHGTQIRRGGRGY